ACATTGTTATTAAACCCTGCATTTGTTGGGTGAGACTGCCATTTCCATTGCCATTTTAGATACGCATCATCAGGTTTACCGTTCTTGTAACAATCAAAATTACTCGGTACTTCGATAAAGGGACATGAACCAGGAAGATAATATGGTTTTCGATCATTAACCCTTACCCATTCACCTTCAAAAATATTGCAACCACCACCATAAGGGTTAGCATAACCAGGCAAACGTGAAAAAGGAAATTtggtgtaaaatctcttcagattgATTTTTAGCATGGGAGTTATAATCGACGGGGGGAACAAGAAGACAATGGCTGCAAAAAGGAGTATTGAAGCTCCAAAGATGACACCAAATCCATAGAGCATCAATGATCCTTTTCTCCTTGAGCGCAATACTCCTACCAAGTGACATAATCTCTCCCTAGACCATAGATTCTCCATTCGCTTAGAAAACTATATCAAATTCAATTCGCACAACTCACTATTGAGAACCCTACACAGGGCTTAGCTAGAGAATAGTTCTCGAACGAGAGAATCTTGTATCTTATTCCAAGTAGGCACTCAGCAGTCAGCACTCTTCTTGCATATCAGTAAATGCAAGATGTGCAACGTCAATTTGAAACATTAATTCGATGCCAAAAGAGAGATATTTTAATCAGGTAAGTATGTCAGTAATTTTTAATTTGTTACAAACTCTTTTCTTATGATATCTCTGCAAAAGTCAAATCACATTTCCCGAACCAATTACATATTTTCCTCCCATTGTGTACTATTTTTCGGTTCTATACTTCAGCAAAACAGTTCGAAAGACAACCTGATTAATAGGGATTTAACTTTGACGCTTGAGGTTGAGGTTAGTGGTTTCAACTCGCGTCTGAATAAATTGCGTCTGTCGGAATACTAATGGAATACTAAGGACATTCGGGACCAAAATGAACGTAACCGAGAATTTAGCGATTAAGAAAAGGGGATTTTTAGTTTTCCCCACTAAACGAATCAGTGATGTAGCTGTCCCCTAAATTGTTAATACTAGCAACTTGCCCCCTAAATCCTTTCTTCTGCCCAAAAAGTCCTTCCAGCATATATTTGATCCACTTGTGTGTATATTTGATCTTAAAGTACCCCCTTTACCCGTCACTGTATAATCTAAAATTACATAAATACGGCTCACTTCTATCATCTAGCCGTTCGTCTAATTTGAACAGACCTATACAATGACGTTGAATTTGTTCCAAAATGTACTCGATCCGTACTGTTCATCCACCTTGTTTATTTGTTTAGAACCTACCAACTACCAAGAACAGGGAAGAAGATTTTGGACCAACCATTGAATGCTTCAAACATTAATGAAAGAAGACTTTGATCGATTATAAAGACTTTGATTTATGAAGGTTTGCTGCGTAATTTTATGTCTCATCGTGACCTAACTAAGTAATAATCTTAATTTAATTAGAGTCAATCTGTTTGATTAGTAATATGGTTTTGAGTTTTTAACAGATGGGTTTTGTAAACTTAGATCAAACTTAGGTGCTTTTAATGTGTTTGATATTTTGTTTctgtgatttttttgttttttgtttttgtttttgtggtAGCTAAATTTTTGATGTAACTTGATAAGGACGTGTCCATTAATTGCAACTCTGATTAGTTCAAAGGAATCAAAAATTATGAGATGTCAATTATCCATTTTCTAACCAAGAGATTAAGTTTTGGCAATCGGAAGACATCCCGAAGTTTTGATTTTATAGCTGACGCAGGTGATATATACGGAGGGTAAAACGGATATTTCAGTATTAAAATGCACACATAAGTGGTTCACACATATACACTAAGGACATTTTGGGGAGTACTTTTAATTTAAGGGGTAAGTTGGTAGTATTAACAATTTAGGGACAAAGCTACATCACTAATTTGTTTAGGGAGGAAAACTCAAAAACCCCTTAAGAAAATACCATGTGTGAGATTTACAGTCTTACTTTAAAATCACAATTAAAGGGCACAAGATTTCGTGTTAACTGATTAGCCAATAAATTCTAGATATCATCATGTACCACGTTTAGTGTGAAACCACAAGCGACCTACCATATTTCATGCTGTGCCCGGCTATTTTTGCAAGTCTTGTTTCTAGCATTTTCACACCTGTGGAGCATTTTTGGAATTTTAAACCTAATAATTCTATTGTGCGAGTGAAAAGAATTTTCAAACTTTGAACTCCAAAGGCATGTGCTGGGTCATGCCTTGTTCTCCAAAGACATATAAGTAATGGGCACGTGTTTTGCACATCGGCGACGTTATTTTTACATACTTTGCATATAACTTGGTGGTGCCTCGACAGAATCGACAACATATGTTATTCTCCTTTCATTTTAGGAAAAATTGTtcttttatcttttgattttTGCCGAAAGAGATAATATGTTTTGCATTGGAGAAGGGAAAGTGTAAACTTGTAtagagaaaaattcaaaaaatccatGAGTATTTTATTTTTCCAATGCAAAAGACGTTGTCTCTCATATTTTTTTATTGGTATTTATCATTTCCAATGCCAATGATTGGCTTTTATTTTGTGCATgggtgcacaagataacaaaaccaatCAATTTTTTATAGGTTTTTCCAATTTATGCTCGTTGCGCAGATAAATTAAAGAGCTTTCTGAATATATAAAATTCATAAAAACCCGACGTATAATTTGAAAGATACGAAGTTTTTAAATATTTatcttaatttttataaaaatgataTTTTCGTAAATACAGATTTTTGATCAATTTACACTTAAGTCCTTGTAAATATTCTTTATATCATTCCTTTAAGATCTCACGGTTGATAGGAAATAGAAATCTAATGATTCAACGGTTAGGGATAATTTGTGAAAGAAATGTGACAAGAATCTTTTATAGAATATTCCTATATCTGATGGCCAAAAATTAATGTAGAGAAATCTAACggttacaaaagttaaagctttAATATTCTCTTGCTCACGTTAAAAGGGGAGGAGATAGTGGACAAATATTTGGAGAGTCACTGTTTAACATGGTGATTCACCTATGCCGACAGATTAATGAAAAGAAACCTTGTGGAGTCAATATTGACTCCATGTaaacatttattttttgaagtGTATATTATTAAGATTAGGTCGAAATTACACGTCGGTACGTTGTACCCATAGAGACAGCCATTGCAATTGAACTACTGAGGTGTTTTATGGTCCCAGATTGTTGTTAGAGATTTCCCAGTAAGTTGTCTTACGCTGCTCGGTTTGGCAGTCCATCTGTTGTTTGATT
This genomic stretch from Papaver somniferum cultivar HN1 chromosome 5, ASM357369v1, whole genome shotgun sequence harbors:
- the LOC113279015 gene encoding protein trichome berefringence-like 7, which encodes MENLWSRERLCHLVGVLRSRRKGSLMLYGFGVIFGASILLFAAIVFLFPPSIITPMLKINLKRFYTKFPFSRLPGYANPYGGGCNIFEGEWVRVNDRKPYYLPGSCPFIEVPSNFDCYKNGKPDDAYLKWQWKWQSHPTNAGFNNNVPSALNATDFLERLRGKKVAFAGDSLNRNMFESLACILWNAVPDKSQVFWFGNVENNIREQTSVRYEASCKFDLTFIMSS